A region of the Vibrio rumoiensis genome:
AGGTTAGAATACCTCTTAACATGTTTAACTCTTGAACTTCAGGACGAGCGCGGCTAAATAAGCGGCGTAATTTATTCATCACTAAATTCGGTTTATCTTTAGAGATAAACTGGGTCTTCAAGATGGTATTTTCAAGGTGTTGATAAAATAATTCTAATTCTTTGTGCCTTGGGTATTCTTCTTCGACAGGCTCTGGATATTGACCGGCCTGTTTGTTCAACCAAGCCATTCGGATTTCATAACTTAACGTTTGTACCGCCATCGCTAGATTAAGCGAGCTATATTCAGGGTTTGCAGGAATGCAGACGTGATAATGACACTTTTGCAGCTCTTCGTTCGTTAGCCCGGTTCTTTCACGACCAAACACTAAAGCGACTTTGCCTTTTTCCGCTTCTTGAATAAATTTTTCACCACACTCTCGAGGCTCAAGCATTGGCCATTCAAGTGTACGAGAACGCGCACTTGAGCCTACAACTAATGCACAGTCCGAAACCGCTTCATCTAAAGTTTCTACAATGAGTGCGTTTTCGGCCACATCTCCGGCACCTGAGGCCAAAGAAAGAGTTTGCTCATCAACTCGACATTGCGGTGAAACTAAAACTAACTCAGTTAGCCCCATCACCTTCATCGCTCTCGCCGCTGAACCTATATTCCCAGAATGTGAGGTACCAACTAAAATTACTTTTACATTGTCTAGCATTGCAGTCTTCGTCATAGTGAAAAATTGCGTTCATAATATCATACTCCTAGTTAAATAAATGCCACCTTAATAGAGACTCATTACGACTGAACAAAAAATAGACGCTTTCTATTTAAATAAACTCTGGTATACTGCACGCCGCTTTTTCGTTCTTTAACATCCGTTGGGAAAATTATATGCATCCTATGCTAAATATCGCTATTCGTGCTGCACGAATGGCTGGCAACCATATTGCAAAATCATTAGAAAATACTGACAAGATTGAATCTACTCAAAAAGGTCAGAACGACTTTGTCACAAATGTCGACAGAGAAGCAGAACAACTGATTATCGATACCATTAAGAAGTCTTACCCTGATCACTGCATCGTTGGTGAAGAAGGTGGTTCTATTCAAGGTAAAGATACTGATGTTCAATGGATCATTGACCCACTGGATGGCACGAATAACTTTGTAAAAGGTTTCCCTCACTTTTCAGTTTCAATTGCTGTGCGTATGCGCGGTAAAACAGAAGTTGCTTGTGTTTACGATCCAATTCGTAATGAGCTATTTACCGCTCAACGTGGTTCTGGCGCACAATTAAACAATGCTCGTCTACGTATTAACCCAATTAAAGATTTAAATGGTGCCATTCTTGCGACTGGTTTCCCATTTAAACAAAAGCAACACGCTGAAAGCTTCGTAAAAATCGTGGGCGGTCTATTCACTGAATGTTCTGATTTCCGTCGTACAGGCTCTGCAGCGCTTGATTTATGCTACTTAGCATCAGGCCGTGTTGATGGTTTCTTTGAACTTGGTTTGAAACCTTGGGATATTGCTGCAGGTGAGCTTATTGCTCGTGAAGCTGGTGCTATCTTGACTGACTTCTCTGGAAACACAAACTACCTTACTTCTGGAAACTTAGTGGCTTCAAGTGCACGTGGTGTGAAGAGCATTTTAAAACACGTTCGTGAACATGCTAACGAAGGTATGTTGAAGTAATTCAGCCTTTCATCGAATAAAAAACGCCCGTTGAGTCTCAGCGGGCGTTTTTGTATCTGCGTTTCTCGTTTCTCGTTTCTCGTTTCTCGTTTCTCGTTTCTCGTTTCTCGTTTCTCGTTTCTCGTTTCTCGTTTCTCGTTTCTCGTTTCTCGAGCTAATAAAAAAGGCTTTGAGTCAAAAACTCAAAGCCTTTTTTTGATCGGGTACCAGATTAAGGAATCATAGACTCTTGGTCTGCACCTTCTTTCTCAACTTGTGTTGGCATCAAGTGCTCACGGGTTAAGCCTAGTTTCAATGCTAAGGCTGAAGCCACGTAAATTGACGAGTAAGTACCTACGGTAATACCAAGCAATAATGCTAATGCAAAACCGTGGATATTTGCACCACCTTGAGTGAACAAAGCAATAACTACAAACAAAGTCGTACCCGAAGTAATCAAAGTACGGCTCAATGTTTGTGTGATTGAATGGTTCATGATATCGCCAGGTAGACCATTACGCATTTTACGGAAGTTTTCACGAATACGGTCAAATACTACGATAGTATCATTGAGTGAATAACCCACTACCGTCAACAATGCTGCGACGATAGTTAAATCAATTTCAATTTGTAGCAGTGAGAATATACCGAGTGTAATGGTCACATCGTGTGCTAGTGCAAGTACCGCACCAGCAGACAAGCGCCACTCAAAACGTATCGATACATACATTAAGATACAAAGAAGCGAGATAAGAATCGCTAAACCACCCGCTTCGGCTAACTCATCGCCAACGTTAGGTCCAACGAACTCAATACGTTTAAGTGTAACCTGATCACCCGTACCTTGCTTTAATGACTCAAGTACTTGGTTACCAATCACTTCACCTTTTGCATCTTCGCGTGGGCGCATACGTACCATCACGTCACGAGCAGAACCAAAATTTTGTACTGTAGCATCGGCAAAGCCATCTTTAGCAAGAGCTTCACGCAATACAGGTAAGTTTGCCGGGTGCTCAAATGAGACCTCAATTAAAGTACCACCGGTAAAATCGAGTCCCCAGTTAAACCATTTGGTTGAAATAGTAAACAAAGATGCAGCGATCATTAAGCCAGAGAACACAAAGGCAAACTTAGACCAACGCATAAAGTCGATCGCTTTGTTAGCTTTCAATATTTGAAACATGACTCTTCCTTAGATCGACAATTTCTTGATATTACGCTTACCGCCATACATCAGGTTAACCACACAGCGTGTGCCGATAATAGCCGTAAACATAGACGTTAAAATACCGATAGACAGAGTAACGGCAAAGCCTTTAATCGCACCTGTACCCACAGCAAATAGAATAATTGCCGTGATAAGCGTGGTAATGTTTGCATCTGCAATGGTACTGAAGGCATTGGCATAACCTTGGTGAATCGCTTGTTGAGGACTACGTCCTTCTTTCAACTCTTCACGTATCCGCTCAAAGATAAGTACGTTAGCATCCACCGCCATACCGACCGTTAATACGATACCGGCAATACCCGGCAAGGTCATCGTCGCCCCTGGAATCAACGACATCACACCAATAATCAATACTAGGTTGGCCATTAATGCCATATTGGCAATCAAACCAAAACGACGGTAATAAATCAGAGTAAATAGCATTACCGCTACCATACCCCAAATACAAGCTTGAATACCTTTATCAATGTTTTGTTGCCCCATTGATGGACCAATGGTGCGCTCTTCTACAATTGAAATCGGCGCAATCAAAGCACCTGCACGTAGCAACAGTGCCAAGTTGTGTGCTTCTGCCGCTGAATCAATACCAGTAATACGGAAACTACGGCCTAACGCTGATTGAATGGTTGCTTGGTTAATCACTTCTTCGTGTTTAGCCAGAACCACATTTCCTTTCTCATTACGTTTGCCGCTGTCTTTGTATTCGGTAAAGACGGTCGCCATTAATTTACCAATGTTTTTTCTAGAGAAATCAGCCATTTTATTGCCGCCTTCACTATCAAGAGAAATATTGACTTGAGGGCGACCATATTCATCCGTACTAGAGCTTGCATCAGTAATGCTTGAACCACCAAGGATCACGCGCTTTTTAAGCACGGCTGGGCGGCCATCTTTATCAAACTTAACTTCGCTACCCGGTGGTACACGCCCTGCTGCCGCTGCTGCCAAATCGGCTTTATCATCGACTTCACGGAATTCAAGTGTTGCGGTCGCACCAAGAATTTCTTTTGCACGAGCGGTATCTTGAACACCAGGTAATTCAACTACAATGCGGCTAGCACCTTGGCGTTGAACAAGTGGCTCAGCAACCCCTAATTCATTAACACGGTTACGTAAAATAGTAATGTTCTGCTCAACAGCATAATTACGAATTTCAAGTAAGCGTGCTTCGTTAAACTTAGCAACTAACGTATTGTTTTTGCCTTCTGTAAACACCATATCGCGGTGCTTATCTGAAAGAATCGTTTTAGCTTGTTCAAGCTGTTCTTCATTACGTAAAACAACTTCAACCGCTTCTTTACCAGAAGGACGAATAGCACGGTAGCGAATACGCTCATCACGAAGATCACTACGGAAAGATTCTTCTTGTTGACCAATTAATTTTTCCATCGCAGCATCCATATCCACTTCCATTAAGAAGTGAACACCACCACGCAAATCAAGGCCAAGCTTCATAGGTGTAGCACCGATAGAGTCAAGCCAACTCGGTGTCGCAGGAGCAAGGTTTAACGCAACGATGTAATCTTTACCAATCGATTGGTTAATTAAGTCGCGAGCACTGATTTGAGTATCAGTATCTTTAAAACGAATGAGAACTGAACCGTTTTCTAATGCAACAGATTTGGTTTCAAGATCTTTTTCTTTTAATACGGTATTTATAGAATCCAGTGTAGACATGTCAACTGAGGCGCCTCGCGCCCCAGTGACTTGTACCGCAGGATCTTCACCGTAAATATTTGGAAGGGCATAAAGTGCACTGATTAAGATGACTGTAGCCACCATCAGATACTTCCACAACGGGTAACGGTTTAGCACAGCGGATATCCTTTAGCTTTTATAGCTAACTAACTATAATTAAAGAGATTTAAGCGTACCTTTAGGTAACACAGCCGTAACGAAATCTTTTTTGATTGTTACTTCATTATTTTCATTTAAAGCTAATAGGATGTAGTCATTATCGTCTGAAATTTTAACGATTTTACCTACAAGACCACCGCCCGTTAACACTTCATCACCTTTTGACATGGCTGCCATTAAATTTTTGTGCTCTTTTACTCGTTTCGCTTGAGGGCGATAAATCATGAAGTAAAAAATAACCGCAAACATACCAAGCATGATGAACATTTCCATGCCACCGCCAGCAGGGCCTGAACTTGCAGCGTGTGCTTCTGAAATAAATAAGCTCATTAAAACATTTCCTTTTTTCTGATTTTGATAATTTGATTATAAATTGGGGTGCTCTCTACTTTTTTCAAGGCAAAGAGCAGCTTAACCCATTAAAAATACGATGTTATTGTGATGAATCACTCATTCGTAGTTCTTTTTGTAGTGGTGGTACTTCTCGATCACGACGTGCATAAAACTCTTGCACGAATTCATCGAAACGATCTTCATCAATGGCTAAGCGAATACTTGCCATTAAACGTTGATAATAACGAAGATTATGGATGGTGTTTAAACGCGCACCTAAAATCTCATTACAACGATCAAGATGATGTAAGTATGATTTCGAGTAATTCTTACAAGTGTAACAATCACAATGTGGATCTAAAGCTGATGTATCGGTTTTATGTGACGCATTACGAATCTTAACTACGCCACCTGTGACAAACAGATGCCCGTTACGCGCATTTCGAGTTGGCATTACACAGTCGAACATATCAATCCCACGACGTACACCTTCAACTAAATCTTCCGGTTTGCCAACCCCCATTAAGTAACGAGGTTTGTCTTCCGGTAGTTGTGGGCAGGTATGTTCTAACATATGGTGCATGTCTTCTTTAGGCTCACCAACCGCTAATCCGCCGACAGCATAACCATCAAAGCCAATTTCAGTTAGCCCTTTAACCGAAACATCACGTAAATCACCGTATACACCACCTTGAACAATACCGAATAACGCATTTGGGTTTTCTAACTTACCGAAATGATCACGGCTACGTTGAGCCCAACGCAACGACATTTCCATCGATTTTCTTGCTTCTTCATGTGTCGCTGGGTATGGGGTACATTCGTCAAAAATCATCACGATGTCAGACCCGAGATCTTTTTGAATTTCCATCGACTTTTCAGCGTCCATAAAAATTCGATCGCCATTCACAGGATTACGAAAGTGCACACCTTCTTCGGTGATCTTACGCATTTTACCTAAGCTAAAAACTTGAAAACCGCCTGAGTCAGTTAAAATAGGGCCTTGCCAGTTCATAAAATCATGCAAGTCACCGTGCAATTTCATGACTTCTTGACCAGGACGAAGCCATAAGTGGAAAGTATTACCAAGCAAAATTTCTGCGCCAGTCTCTTTCACTTCTTCTGGTGTCATCCCCTTTACGGTACCGTAAGTGCCTACAGGCATGAATGCAGGCGTTTCAACAGACCCACGCTTAAAGGTTAAACGTCCCCGGCGAGCAACGCCGTCTTTTTTAATTAGTTCGTATTTCACGAAGCCTCCAAAATGTCGGATAAACAGTCCAACGAAAACCAAGTCTCGATAAAGTGAGTCTTGTTTATTGAGTAACGAAATTCGAAATCACGAATTACGCTTAGTAACAAACATCGCATCACCATAACTGAAGAAGCGATATTCTTTATTTACTGCATGTTGATAAGCGTTCATCACATGCTCATAACCAGCAAAAGCACTCACCAACATGATGAGTGTCGATTCTGGTAAATGGAAATTGGTGATCAATACATCCACTAATTGATATTGATAACCTGGGTAGATAAAGATTTCAGTATCACCAAAAAATGGAACGAGATCAGTGCCCTTTTGTTTAGCATCTTGAGCCGCACTTTCAAGTGAACGAACCGATGTAGTACCCACCGCAACAATTCTACCGCCACGTGCTTTGGTAGCGGCAATCGCATCCACCACTTCTTGTGGTACTTCGACATATTCAGAGTGCATGTGATGGTCATTAATGTTATCAACACGAACTGGTTGAAAAGTCCCGGCCCCAACATGGAGAGTCACGTAAGCAAACTCGACACCTTTGGCTTTAATTCTATCTAAAAGTTCATTATCAAAATGCAACCCCGCAGTTGGCGCAGCAACCGCCCCTGGTTTCTGGTTGTAGACAGTTTGATAGCGCTCTTTATCGGCATCTTCATCAGGACGATCAATGTAAGGAGGAAGAGGCATGTGGCCAATTTCATTCAGAATATCAAATACCCCTTTTTCATTATCAAAATGAATTTCAAATAAGGCGTCATGACGTGCGACCATCTTGGCTTGATATTCATCATTATCGCCTAAAAAGAGTACATTGCCTGGTTTTGGTGATTTAGAAGCTCGTACATGAGCAAGAATAGAATGCTCATCTAAAACTCGCTCAACTAACACTTCAATTTTACCGCCAGATTCCTTACGACCGAAAACGCGCGCCGGGATCACTCGGGTGTTATTAAAAACGACTAAATCGCCCGGTTGAACTAAATCCAGTACATCCGTAAATTTCCCATCATGTAACTCACCACTACTGCCATCTAACTGTAATAGTCGGCTTGCGGTACGCTGTGGTTGAGGGTAACGAGCTATCAGCTCATCAGGAAGTTCGAAGTCAAAATCAGATACTTGCATGAAGGGTCACTTTTTTAAGGCTAAACAATTATTCAATTTGGATATTAGCGGTCTATAAATCAGGCGCTAGTATATACCCAAGTGAGTTCAAGATGCGAGTTTCAACAAGAATAAAACAAGCTTTAAGTAAGGCAAATTGAATAGGATTAAAGTGATTCTATCTCTGTTCAATTTAACGCCGCAGAAAGCTTGTTTTAACTTGCCCTTGGAGAACTTAATCCAAACCTTTATGCCACATCAGATTGGTTTGAAATGTGCTTATTCCTTCACCAACATTCCTTATCTAAAGGTTTGAATGATTGATCTGAATTCTGAATCTTGAAGCCATTTGGGGATAGGCGGTGAAACGGCTTGGATCAAAGTAAGCCTTCGACAACATCGGCTAATGTTTCAAAGGTCGCGATACGATTCGAGCTCGGGCGCCAAATTAAGCCAATTTTACGGTAAGCACTTTTACCTGGGGGCTCAATTACAACAATGTTTTGGTTATCAACTAAACCATGATCTATCGCCATTTGAGGAATAAAAGTGGTACCCAACCCATTGGCGACCATTTGTACTAAAGTATGCAAACTGGTGGCGGAAAATGGGTTAATTTTTTCCTTCTTAGTTAACTTACATGCCGATACCGCGTGTTCAGTTAAACAATGCTCATTTTCCAGTAAGAATACCGATTCATCGGGTAAATCATCGTAACGGATAGGAATGCGAATTGCGCCAGCTTGTTCACGGCTAATGATCATCCTAAACGGATCTTGCCCCACAATACGGCATTCCATTCCATCAATCTCAACAGGCATGGCAAGAATCAACACATCTAGATCACCATTACGTAACGCTTTTAATAAGTTACTGGTGGTATCTTCCCGCAGTAATAAGGTCAATTGTGGAAAGCGCAGGTTAATCTCTTGCACTAAATCACCCAGTAAAAATGGTGCAATTGTCGGTATACAACCAACACGTAGTTGACCGTGCATCGTATTCCCTTGGCACAACGACCCTAGCTCCAATAAATCTTGGCTTTTGGCTAGCAGTTCACGACCTTGCTTGATCACTTGTTTACCTGCAAGCGTAAACACTAATGGCCCTTTTTTATCTTTTTTCTCATACAGTGGGCACCCAACTAACGCTTCAAGATTCTGAATGCCTTTACTTAGTGTTGATTGGCTAACAAAACAACGTTCGGCTGCCTCACTAAAGTGACGGGTTTCATAAAGCGTCACTAAATAATGTAACTGTTTTAAACTTGGCCATTTATACCCAATCAACTTGAAGTTGCAGGTTTCAATACTTGAAAGTTATCATTAATTCGAGACATTAGTGAACTTGCAACTTCAGGTAAAGTCACATCAAAAAATGTATCGATGGCACCCTTAAAGGATGCCTTTGTGGGGAAATATACATTGTTTCTTGCATGTTCATGCATCACCTTCCACAGTCGCTCAATTGGGTTTAAATTGGGGCTGTAAGGAGGCAAATAATGAAGCTCAATATTCAGCATGGTTGCAAAGTCTTTGACTAACTGGCTACGGTGATAGCCTGCACCATCTAAAACAATGTGTACTTTTTGTTCTAATGGGTAATGTTCTTTCTTAAGTTTCCAAAGGAAACGAGCAATATTCTCACTGTTTACCGTGTCGTAATTTTCAACAACCGTGGCTGAAATATTATTTAAGTTTAAAGCACCAATGTAATTTAACCGAGTACGGCTACCCGTGGTTTCAATCACTTTATCTTCACCTTTACGGATCCAGCCGTAAGTGATTTTGGTCGCTTGGCTTGGATGCACAGCATCCATAAATAAGATAGGCTCGCCGCGTTGTTTCAGTTCACGATAATATTCAATGAAAGCGTGTTGAGCTTCAGGGTTAAACTTATGAGGAACACCTTTAGGTTGTTTGTAAGAAAAACCATTGTGATGTAGCCATTTGTTCATACCAGCAACCGTATAGGTGACCTGAAATTCAGACTGAACGTAATCAACAATTTGATGAGTATGAAAGTAAGTATTCTCAGCGAGGTGCTCAATAAGCGCCATTGTTTCCGCTGCATTGAGCTTACTCTGAGAACCGCCATTTTCTGGTGTGAGTTTTTCAGATTTCAAGTAATCATTGATATGACGAGTAACGGTAGTTTCATGAATTCGCAAAGCTTGCGAAATCATAGAATTTGACCAACCTTCAGACGCAAGCAAGACCGCTTTAATGCGGTCGCGCACTCGACCATCACGCGCAGAGTCATGCATTCGTTCGAGCTGTTTCTTCTTCTGGTTGGATAATTCTATTTTCATGTTTGTTAGCATGATCCTGTTAAAAGATAAAATCAAGCATCTTCAATGATCACGGGTATAGTCATATTAAATTTCGATAAAGTTGTGGGGAAATCATGTTGTGATCACAAATTAGAGATAATCGCTTTTTTCGATAAAGTTAATCGGTTTATTTCGCTTTTTTTCATACTACAACTTGTACTATAGTTTGTCTTGTTGAAACAAAACTCAGACACAGAAGTTTGAGTGTTGATTTTTATATCAAAGAAAAATTTAGGAGCAATAAAATGGTACTAGTAGGTCGTCAAGCCCCAGATTTCACAGCAGCAGCAGTTCTAGGTAACGGTGAAATTGTTGATTCATTCAACTTTGCAGAGTTCACTAAAGGCAAGAAAGCCGTTGTTTTCTTCTACCCTCTAGACTTCACATTCGTTTGCCCATCAGAGCTAATCGCTTTTGACAAGCGTTTCGAAGACTTCCAAGCGAAAGGCGTTGAAGTAATCGGTGTTTCTATCGATTCACAATTCTCACACAACGCATGGCGTAACACTGCTATCGCAGACGGCGGTATCGGTCACGTTCAATACCCTCTAGTTGCTGACGTTAAACACGAAATCGTTAAAGCATACGATGTTGAGCACCCAGAAGCAGGCGTTGCTTTCCGTGGTTCTTTCCTAATCGACGAAGACGGTCTTGTACGTCACCAAGTCGTTAACGATCTTCCTCTAGGTCGTAACATTGATGAAATGCTACGTATGGTTGACGCACTAAACTTCCACCAAAAACACGGTGAAGTTTGCCCAGCACAGTGGGAAGAAGGTAAAGCTGGTATGGACGCATCTCCAAAAGGTGTTGCTTCATTCCTATCTGAGCACTCAGATGACCTAGGCAAAAAATAATTTAGCCTAAACCGTTTTTATTGAGCCCCGCCATTGTGCGGGGCTTTTTTATGATTAACACTTCAACAGTATTTCAAATGTGTTCTACAATGCCCTATTGCCTGTTATCCGAGACCTATCATGATCATTGAATTAGAAGTTTGTATTGATAATTTAGAATCCCTACACCTTGCCATTGAAGGCGGCGCAACTCGTATTGAACTATGCTCATCACTTGCGTTAGGTGGCTTAACCCCTAGCTATGGTTTTATGAAAAAAGCGGCTCAGCACTCCACGGTTCCGGTTTATGCCATGATAAGAGCCCGACAAGGTGACTTTCTATATAGTGAACACGATGTTGAGTCTATGATAGAAGATGTACTGTGTGCCAAACAAGCAGGATTACAAGGTATTGTAATTGGCGCACTTACCGCAGAAGGTGATATTGATAAAGCGATTTGTCAGCGTCTTATCAAAGCGGCTTCAGGTATGGGCGTTACTTTTCATAGAGCTATTGATCAATGCCGAGATCCTAAGCAAGCATTAGAAGATATCGCGGAGCTAGGTTGTGAGCGTATATTAACGTCAGGGCTGGCAAGCACCGCAGAACAAGGCGTTAACGTTATCGCGGAAATGGTTGAACAAGCTCAAGGGCGATTTTCGATCATGGCGGGCGCCGGTGTCAACATGGATAATGCGGCACAAATAATCAAGCAAACAGGCATTCTCGAGATTCACCTTTCAGGAAAAACCACTCGACCTAGTCACATGAAACTGCACGCTGATAGAGCAAAAATGGGGGCCGATTCAGTCGACGACTTTGCCATTCCGGTAACCAGTAAACAAACCATTGAAGCGGTGAAGCAAGCGATCACTTGTATTTAAAAAATTGGTATTTCAGACTAACATTCCAATCTAATAAAAATGGCGACCTCAATTGGTCGCCATTTTAGTGGTAAAGAGTGTCCTATTCTTTAACTAGAGAGTCTAGGTAATCTTTATCATGACGAACATCTTTACCTTGTACGAAATAAATAATGTATTCACAAATGTTTTGGCAGCGGTCGCCAACTCTTTCTATCGATTGAGCGCAAGCAACAATCTGCATTACTTTTGGAATTGAGTCGGGGTCTTGCATCATAAAGTTCATCATCAGCTTTTGGACTTTTTTGTGCTCCGCATCCAACTTATCATCCATACGATACACTTTAGCCGCGCCCTGAACATCCATACGAGCAAAAGCATCGAGCACTTGGTGCAGCATATTCACCGCCATTCTCCCAAAAGCTTCGACTGCAACAATCAAGGTTTCTTGTTTTGGGGCAAACGCTTCTTGTGCAACATAACTCAACTTAGTCGCCACATCGCCAATGCGTTCCAGATCAGAAATGGTTTTAATGATCGCCATCACCAAACGTAAATCTTTCGCGGTAGGCTGCCTTTTGGCAATGATGCGAGTACAAGCTTCATCAATCGCCACTTCCATTTGATTCACTTTCTCATCATTACGCTTTACCTTAGAGGCTAATTGAGAATCGTGTTTATACAGCGCGTGTAATGCGAGAGAAAGCTGCTCTTCAACTAAACCGCCCATCGCCAATACATGAGTACGAATAGACTCAAGTTCAACATTAAACTGCCCTGAAATATGACGACCAAATTGCATGCTATTTTAAGTCCTTATTCATCCGTCACTTAACCGTATCGGCCAGTTATATAATCTTCGGTTTTCTTCATTTTTGGCGAAGTGAAAATTGAATCGGTATCGCTATATTCCACCAGCTGGCCCATATGTACAAAAGCGGTGTGATCACTCACTCTGGCCGCTTGCTGCATATTATGCGTCACAATCACCACGGTATATTTGTTTTTTAATTCAGAGATCAACTCTTCAATCGTCAACGTCGAAATAGGATCCAACGCTGATGTAGGTTCATCTAATAATAATACTTCTGGTTCTATCGCTATTGCGCGAGCAATCACTAAGCGTTGTTGTTGACCACCAGATAATCCAAAAGCATTTTCATGTAGGCGATCTTTGACTTCTTTCCATAATGCCGCCGCACGTAATGAACGTTCAACAGCATCATCTAAAGAACGAGAGTCTTTGATACCCTGTAAACGTAATCCATAAACCACATTTTCATAAATCGATTTAGGAAAAGGGTTAGGACGCTGAAACACCATTCCTACCCGCCGACGTAAGCTCGCAACATCGACATTAGGATGATAGATATTATTGCCATTGAGATGCACGCCACCTTCAACCCGACAACCATCAACCAAATCATTCATACGGTTAATGCAACGCAACAAGGTCGATTTACCACAACCAGAAGGCCCAATAAAAGCGGTCACTTGACCTTTAGGGATCCGCATAGTGATGTCTTTCAAGGCTTGATTTTTGTGGTAGAACAAATTCAGATCTTCAATAGAAATCGACGTTTGCTTTTCCGTCAAATTATGAACATCTAAAGGTGCTGCGTATCCAAGAGCCGAATGAATCGAAAACATATTAATCGTTTCCTAATATTTTAAACTTTTCACGTAAGTTATTACGGATCATGATAGCGGTAATATTGAGCCCGACAACAACGGTTATCAATAAAAATGACGTCGCGAATACTAAAGGTCTCGCCGCTTCAATATTCGGCGTTTGAAAACCAACATCATAAATATGGAAGCCTAAATGCATAAACTTCCTTTCTAAATGAAGGTAAGGGAAATCACCATCAACCGGTAAATTTGAAGCCAATTTCACGACGCCTACCAACATTAAAGGTGCGACTTCTCCTGCCGCCCTAGCAACCGCTAAAATTAATCCGGTCATTATCGCAGGACTCACCATAGGTAAAACAATCCGCCATAACGTTTCAAACTTGGTTGCCCCTAACGCATAAGAACCATGTCGAGCCGAATTCGGTACCCGAGCTAATCCTTCTTCGGTTGCAACAATGACGACTGGCAATGTTAATATCGCTAGCGTCATCGCAGACCAAAGCAACCCTGGAGTACCAAAAGTGGGCGTAGGCAAGGAATCAGAATAAAAAAGCTCATCAATGGAGTTACCAAGCGTATAAACAAAGAAGCCCAGACCAAATACGCCATAAACAATTGAAGGAACCCCTGCAAGGTTAACAACCGAAATTCGAAT
Encoded here:
- the trmJ gene encoding tRNA (cytosine(32)/uridine(32)-2'-O)-methyltransferase TrmJ, which codes for MLDNVKVILVGTSHSGNIGSAARAMKVMGLTELVLVSPQCRVDEQTLSLASGAGDVAENALIVETLDEAVSDCALVVGSSARSRTLEWPMLEPRECGEKFIQEAEKGKVALVFGRERTGLTNEELQKCHYHVCIPANPEYSSLNLAMAVQTLSYEIRMAWLNKQAGQYPEPVEEEYPRHKELELFYQHLENTILKTQFISKDKPNLVMNKLRRLFSRARPEVQELNMLRGILTSIEKSIPDEK
- the suhB gene encoding inositol-1-monophosphatase; this encodes MHPMLNIAIRAARMAGNHIAKSLENTDKIESTQKGQNDFVTNVDREAEQLIIDTIKKSYPDHCIVGEEGGSIQGKDTDVQWIIDPLDGTNNFVKGFPHFSVSIAVRMRGKTEVACVYDPIRNELFTAQRGSGAQLNNARLRINPIKDLNGAILATGFPFKQKQHAESFVKIVGGLFTECSDFRRTGSAALDLCYLASGRVDGFFELGLKPWDIAAGELIAREAGAILTDFSGNTNYLTSGNLVASSARGVKSILKHVREHANEGMLK
- the secF gene encoding protein translocase subunit SecF, translated to MFQILKANKAIDFMRWSKFAFVFSGLMIAASLFTISTKWFNWGLDFTGGTLIEVSFEHPANLPVLREALAKDGFADATVQNFGSARDVMVRMRPREDAKGEVIGNQVLESLKQGTGDQVTLKRIEFVGPNVGDELAEAGGLAILISLLCILMYVSIRFEWRLSAGAVLALAHDVTITLGIFSLLQIEIDLTIVAALLTVVGYSLNDTIVVFDRIRENFRKMRNGLPGDIMNHSITQTLSRTLITSGTTLFVVIALFTQGGANIHGFALALLLGITVGTYSSIYVASALALKLGLTREHLMPTQVEKEGADQESMIP
- the secD gene encoding protein translocase subunit SecD, which gives rise to MLNRYPLWKYLMVATVILISALYALPNIYGEDPAVQVTGARGASVDMSTLDSINTVLKEKDLETKSVALENGSVLIRFKDTDTQISARDLINQSIGKDYIVALNLAPATPSWLDSIGATPMKLGLDLRGGVHFLMEVDMDAAMEKLIGQQEESFRSDLRDERIRYRAIRPSGKEAVEVVLRNEEQLEQAKTILSDKHRDMVFTEGKNNTLVAKFNEARLLEIRNYAVEQNITILRNRVNELGVAEPLVQRQGASRIVVELPGVQDTARAKEILGATATLEFREVDDKADLAAAAAGRVPPGSEVKFDKDGRPAVLKKRVILGGSSITDASSSTDEYGRPQVNISLDSEGGNKMADFSRKNIGKLMATVFTEYKDSGKRNEKGNVVLAKHEEVINQATIQSALGRSFRITGIDSAAEAHNLALLLRAGALIAPISIVEERTIGPSMGQQNIDKGIQACIWGMVAVMLFTLIYYRRFGLIANMALMANLVLIIGVMSLIPGATMTLPGIAGIVLTVGMAVDANVLIFERIREELKEGRSPQQAIHQGYANAFSTIADANITTLITAIILFAVGTGAIKGFAVTLSIGILTSMFTAIIGTRCVVNLMYGGKRNIKKLSI
- the yajC gene encoding preprotein translocase subunit YajC, coding for MSLFISEAHAASSGPAGGGMEMFIMLGMFAVIFYFMIYRPQAKRVKEHKNLMAAMSKGDEVLTGGGLVGKIVKISDDNDYILLALNENNEVTIKKDFVTAVLPKGTLKSL
- the tgt gene encoding tRNA guanosine(34) transglycosylase Tgt, with protein sequence MKYELIKKDGVARRGRLTFKRGSVETPAFMPVGTYGTVKGMTPEEVKETGAEILLGNTFHLWLRPGQEVMKLHGDLHDFMNWQGPILTDSGGFQVFSLGKMRKITEEGVHFRNPVNGDRIFMDAEKSMEIQKDLGSDIVMIFDECTPYPATHEEARKSMEMSLRWAQRSRDHFGKLENPNALFGIVQGGVYGDLRDVSVKGLTEIGFDGYAVGGLAVGEPKEDMHHMLEHTCPQLPEDKPRYLMGVGKPEDLVEGVRRGIDMFDCVMPTRNARNGHLFVTGGVVKIRNASHKTDTSALDPHCDCYTCKNYSKSYLHHLDRCNEILGARLNTIHNLRYYQRLMASIRLAIDEDRFDEFVQEFYARRDREVPPLQKELRMSDSSQ